Proteins encoded within one genomic window of Microtus ochrogaster isolate Prairie Vole_2 linkage group LG4, MicOch1.0, whole genome shotgun sequence:
- the Dnajb2 gene encoding dnaJ homolog subfamily B member 2 isoform X2 yields the protein MASYYEILDVPPSASADDIKKAYRKKALQWHPDKNPDNKEFAEKKFKEVAEAYEVLSDKHKREIYDRYGREGLTGAGTVPSQPETGGTGPGFTFTFRSPEEVFREFFGSGDPFSELFDDLGPFSELQNRGSRPTGPFFAFSSSSPGHSDFSSSSFSFSPGAGAFRSVSTSTTFVQGHRITTRRIMENGQERVEVEEDGQLKSVSINGVPDDLALGLELSRREQQPSGTSRLGGTQVRPTAVSRPTDSDLSEDEDLQLAMAYSLSEMEAAGQKPAACPGHRTRQRCVLSWIPWIQSCCSSTRTAPSPVC from the exons ATGGCATCCTACTACGAGATTCTAGACGTACCGCCGAGTGCGTCTGCTGATGACATCAAGAAGGC GTACCGGAAGAAGGCTCTGCAGTGGCACCCGGACAAGAACCCAGATAATAAGGAGTTTGCTGAGAAAAAATTTAAGGAGGTGGCAGAGGCCTATGAAGTACTGTCTGACA AGCACAAACGGGAGATCTATGACCGCTATGGCCGGGAAGGGCTGACGGGGGCAG GAACTGTTCCCTCTCAACCAGAAACTGGTGGGACGGGACCTGGCTTCACATTCACTTTCCGTAGCCCCGAGGAAGTCTTCCGGGAGTTCTTTGGGAGTGGAGACCCCTTCTCGGAGCTCTTTG ATGACTTGGGCCCCTTCTCAGAGCttcagaaccgaggttcccgacCCACTGgtcctttctttgccttctcttcctcttctcctggcCACTCTG atttctcctcctcgtctttctccttcagccctGGGGCTGGTGCTTTTCGTTCTGTTTCAACATCCACTACCTTTGTCCAAGGACACCGCATCACCACGCGTAG AATCATGGAGAACGGGCAGGAACGGGTAGAAGTGGAAGAGGATGGACAGCTGAAGTCAGTTTCGATCAATG GTGTCCCAGATGACCTGGCACTAGGCTTGGAGCTGAGCCGCCGTGAGCAGCAACCTTCAGGCACCTCCAGGCTGGGGGGCACACAGGTCCGGCCGACCGCTGTGTCCCGTCCCACTGACAGCGACCTTTCTGAGGACGAGGACCTGCAGCTTGCCATGGCCTACAGCCTATCAGAGATGGAAGCAGCTGGGCAGAAGCCAGCAG CCTGCCCTGGCCACAGGACTAGGCAGAG ATGTGTTCTGAGCTGGATACCCTGGATACAGAGCTGCTGCAGTTCCACCAGGACAGCGCCCTCCCCAGTGTGCTAG
- the Dnajb2 gene encoding dnaJ homolog subfamily B member 2 isoform X3, producing MASYYEILDVPPSASADDIKKAYRKKALQWHPDKNPDNKEFAEKKFKEVAEAYEVLSDKHKREIYDRYGREGLTGAGTVPSQPETGGTGPGFTFTFRSPEEVFREFFGSGDPFSELFDDLGPFSELQNRGSRPTGPFFAFSSSSPGHSDFSSSSFSFSPGAGAFRSVSTSTTFVQGHRITTRRIMENGQERVEVEEDGQLKSVSINGVPDDLALGLELSRREQQPSGTSRLGGTQVRPTAVSRPTDSDLSEDEDLQLAMAYSLSEMEAAGQKPADVF from the exons ATGGCATCCTACTACGAGATTCTAGACGTACCGCCGAGTGCGTCTGCTGATGACATCAAGAAGGC GTACCGGAAGAAGGCTCTGCAGTGGCACCCGGACAAGAACCCAGATAATAAGGAGTTTGCTGAGAAAAAATTTAAGGAGGTGGCAGAGGCCTATGAAGTACTGTCTGACA AGCACAAACGGGAGATCTATGACCGCTATGGCCGGGAAGGGCTGACGGGGGCAG GAACTGTTCCCTCTCAACCAGAAACTGGTGGGACGGGACCTGGCTTCACATTCACTTTCCGTAGCCCCGAGGAAGTCTTCCGGGAGTTCTTTGGGAGTGGAGACCCCTTCTCGGAGCTCTTTG ATGACTTGGGCCCCTTCTCAGAGCttcagaaccgaggttcccgacCCACTGgtcctttctttgccttctcttcctcttctcctggcCACTCTG atttctcctcctcgtctttctccttcagccctGGGGCTGGTGCTTTTCGTTCTGTTTCAACATCCACTACCTTTGTCCAAGGACACCGCATCACCACGCGTAG AATCATGGAGAACGGGCAGGAACGGGTAGAAGTGGAAGAGGATGGACAGCTGAAGTCAGTTTCGATCAATG GTGTCCCAGATGACCTGGCACTAGGCTTGGAGCTGAGCCGCCGTGAGCAGCAACCTTCAGGCACCTCCAGGCTGGGGGGCACACAGGTCCGGCCGACCGCTGTGTCCCGTCCCACTGACAGCGACCTTTCTGAGGACGAGGACCTGCAGCTTGCCATGGCCTACAGCCTATCAGAGATGGAAGCAGCTGGGCAGAAGCCAGCAG ATGTGTTCTGA
- the Dnajb2 gene encoding dnaJ homolog subfamily B member 2 isoform X1 — protein sequence MASYYEILDVPPSASADDIKKAYRKKALQWHPDKNPDNKEFAEKKFKEVAEAYEVLSDKHKREIYDRYGREGLTGAGTVPSQPETGGTGPGFTFTFRSPEEVFREFFGSGDPFSELFDDLGPFSELQNRGSRPTGPFFAFSSSSPGHSDFSSSSFSFSPGAGAFRSVSTSTTFVQGHRITTRRIMENGQERVEVEEDGQLKSVSINGVPDDLALGLELSRREQQPSGTSRLGGTQVRPTAVSRPTDSDLSEDEDLQLAMAYSLSEMEAAGQKPAGGRGAQPGWQGQSRAQHQDPDIGGTHKGARGEATKPSPSEEKASRCLIL from the exons ATGGCATCCTACTACGAGATTCTAGACGTACCGCCGAGTGCGTCTGCTGATGACATCAAGAAGGC GTACCGGAAGAAGGCTCTGCAGTGGCACCCGGACAAGAACCCAGATAATAAGGAGTTTGCTGAGAAAAAATTTAAGGAGGTGGCAGAGGCCTATGAAGTACTGTCTGACA AGCACAAACGGGAGATCTATGACCGCTATGGCCGGGAAGGGCTGACGGGGGCAG GAACTGTTCCCTCTCAACCAGAAACTGGTGGGACGGGACCTGGCTTCACATTCACTTTCCGTAGCCCCGAGGAAGTCTTCCGGGAGTTCTTTGGGAGTGGAGACCCCTTCTCGGAGCTCTTTG ATGACTTGGGCCCCTTCTCAGAGCttcagaaccgaggttcccgacCCACTGgtcctttctttgccttctcttcctcttctcctggcCACTCTG atttctcctcctcgtctttctccttcagccctGGGGCTGGTGCTTTTCGTTCTGTTTCAACATCCACTACCTTTGTCCAAGGACACCGCATCACCACGCGTAG AATCATGGAGAACGGGCAGGAACGGGTAGAAGTGGAAGAGGATGGACAGCTGAAGTCAGTTTCGATCAATG GTGTCCCAGATGACCTGGCACTAGGCTTGGAGCTGAGCCGCCGTGAGCAGCAACCTTCAGGCACCTCCAGGCTGGGGGGCACACAGGTCCGGCCGACCGCTGTGTCCCGTCCCACTGACAGCGACCTTTCTGAGGACGAGGACCTGCAGCTTGCCATGGCCTACAGCCTATCAGAGATGGAAGCAGCTGGGCAGAAGCCAGCAGGTGGGCGGGGGGCACAGCCAGGATGGCAGGGCCAGTCCAGGGCCCAGCACCAAGACCCTGATATAGGAGGCACACATAAGGGGGCGAGGGGCGAGGCAACCAAACCCAGCCCTTCAGAGGAGAAGGCCTCTCGATGCCTCattctctga